A genomic window from Acinetobacter chinensis includes:
- the metW gene encoding methionine biosynthesis protein MetW, producing MRIDHQLAETWIKPDSKVLDLGCGDGELLAHMSKKHNIRAYGLEIDQEKIAIAVSRGLNIIQQDLNLGLSRFADQSFDYVVMAQALQAVDAPDVLLRDMVRVGKQAIITFPNFAHWKTRSFLALKGKMPVSEALPYMWYNTPNIHLCTFRDFEALCAENNIRIINRLAVNGDQQGSLLSKHLPNLFGEVAIYRVSAL from the coding sequence ATGCGTATTGATCATCAGCTTGCAGAGACATGGATTAAACCCGATTCCAAAGTGCTTGACCTCGGTTGTGGTGATGGTGAACTGCTGGCGCATATGAGCAAAAAACACAATATCCGTGCCTATGGTCTGGAAATTGACCAGGAAAAGATTGCAATTGCAGTCAGTAGAGGGTTAAATATTATACAGCAGGACTTAAACCTCGGTTTGAGTCGTTTTGCCGACCAGTCTTTTGACTATGTTGTCATGGCACAGGCTTTGCAAGCCGTAGATGCACCAGACGTTTTATTACGTGACATGGTGCGCGTGGGAAAACAGGCAATTATTACTTTTCCAAACTTTGCACACTGGAAGACCCGTTCTTTCCTGGCACTGAAAGGAAAAATGCCTGTTTCTGAAGCCCTACCCTATATGTGGTACAACACGCCTAATATTCATTTATGTACTTTCCGTGACTTTGAAGCTTTATGTGCTGAAAATAACATCCGGATTATTAACCGACTCGCCGTAAATGGGGACCAGCAAGGTAGTTTACTCAGTAAACATCTCCCGAATCTGTTTGGTGAAGTCGCAATTTATCGAGTGAGCGCTCTATGA
- a CDS encoding tetratricopeptide repeat protein, translating into MKKILFSTLVVGLFSIQTHADYVAPAPSVSSQAAQYSVMDINSLSKAAKAGQPGAQFYLATKYQHGKDVQKDDHQAFAWYKAAADQGLSPAQLNVGRMLADGIGTRKDEALARKYFEKAASHGDNRASFNLAMMDEQKKNYMGAYQWYELSTRDGMLDNKVINMSEAKKTALAANLTPDQIRTARDRADQWIQAQ; encoded by the coding sequence ATGAAAAAAATATTATTCAGCACACTGGTTGTTGGACTGTTCAGCATTCAGACTCATGCAGACTATGTAGCTCCTGCCCCATCTGTTTCAAGTCAGGCAGCACAGTATTCTGTAATGGACATTAACAGCCTGAGCAAAGCTGCAAAAGCAGGTCAGCCTGGCGCACAGTTTTACCTGGCAACCAAATATCAGCATGGTAAAGATGTACAGAAAGATGACCATCAGGCATTTGCCTGGTATAAAGCAGCTGCCGATCAGGGACTGTCTCCTGCTCAGCTGAATGTTGGCCGTATGCTTGCTGATGGTATCGGAACCCGAAAAGACGAAGCGCTTGCCCGTAAATATTTTGAAAAAGCGGCCAGTCATGGTGATAACCGCGCCAGCTTTAACCTTGCCATGATGGATGAGCAGAAGAAAAACTACATGGGTGCTTACCAGTGGTATGAACTGTCCACACGTGACGGTATGCTGGATAATAAAGTCATCAACATGTCTGAAGCGAAAAAAACCGCTCTGGCTGCCAACCTGACACCAGATCAGATCCGTACTGCGCGTGACCGTGCAGACCAATGGATTCAGGCACAGTAA
- a CDS encoding cytoplasmic protein translates to MINRDFSASLLLIPSIIDNKNMKNFDSSDIIAAHKTSSCHRKLLSESDTCGCFYCLDIFDYQEITKWVDHDDTAMCPSCDIDSVIGSASGYPITQEFLGAMKKHWFW, encoded by the coding sequence TTGATAAATCGTGATTTCTCAGCTAGCTTATTGCTAATACCTTCAATCATTGATAATAAAAATATGAAAAATTTTGACTCATCAGACATTATCGCAGCGCATAAAACATCAAGTTGTCACCGTAAGCTTTTGAGTGAAAGTGATACGTGTGGCTGTTTTTATTGTCTGGATATTTTCGATTATCAGGAGATAACGAAGTGGGTCGATCATGATGATACTGCGATGTGTCCATCATGCGATATTGATTCTGTCATTGGTTCTGCTTCAGGTTATCCAATTACACAAGAGTTTTTAGGTGCGATGAAAAAGCATTGGTTCTGGTAA